In Rhodococcus sp. OK302, one genomic interval encodes:
- a CDS encoding GMC oxidoreductase, giving the protein MSRMKRRTLLSGAVAAMAAVAAPTLARAEIGIAARVGGVPLVREEHRIVVIGSGFGGGVTALRLAEAGVPVTLLERGIRWPSGPDADTFPQPANPDKRILWHQSNPQLFGKPAIFEPYAGLLETVVGDNMTTVCAAGVGGGSLVYQGMTLQPAESVFNTHFPEQLDYAVMDRVHYPRVAKMLQIAVAPDELVNSPNYEAARIFARNASRSGLPVSKIPMPIDWNFALAELRGEMKPSYTNGDGALGVNNGGKYSVDVTYIAAAEATGLVKVETLHQVTDVERAPDGRWRVYVDRTDVTGRVLENKILTTKALVMAAGSANTTKLLVRAGAQGRIPDLPDELGGGWGTNADRIYIWSDPTENFGSTQGGPVVYGSRNWDNPDSAFTVIQASFPPVPFDAHSTVMVGFGVSEDRGRFVWDSARGEAVLRWPKDGDSAIQRGHIAPAVQKIAGATGLLTDTNLLLSSTWHPLGGACMESVCDLEGRVHGQRGLYVLDGALMPGNSAACNPSMTIAAVCERALDYIVKEDVGKVF; this is encoded by the coding sequence ATGTCCAGAATGAAGAGGCGGACCCTACTGTCCGGCGCGGTGGCCGCGATGGCCGCAGTAGCGGCGCCGACTCTCGCTCGTGCGGAAATCGGTATCGCCGCGCGAGTCGGGGGAGTTCCTCTCGTCCGGGAAGAACACCGCATCGTTGTTATCGGCTCGGGGTTCGGTGGGGGTGTAACCGCCCTTCGGCTAGCTGAGGCGGGGGTTCCGGTTACTTTGTTGGAGAGGGGGATCCGGTGGCCTTCAGGGCCTGACGCGGATACCTTTCCCCAGCCTGCCAATCCAGACAAACGAATCCTGTGGCACCAGTCGAATCCGCAGTTGTTCGGCAAACCGGCGATCTTCGAGCCCTACGCGGGCCTTCTCGAGACGGTGGTCGGCGACAACATGACCACTGTGTGTGCGGCAGGCGTCGGCGGTGGATCCCTGGTGTATCAGGGAATGACATTGCAACCGGCGGAGTCTGTGTTCAATACGCACTTCCCCGAGCAGTTGGATTACGCGGTGATGGATCGTGTCCACTACCCGCGGGTGGCGAAGATGCTTCAAATTGCCGTTGCTCCTGACGAGTTGGTCAACAGCCCCAACTATGAGGCCGCCCGCATATTTGCCCGAAACGCGAGCCGTTCCGGGCTTCCGGTGTCGAAGATTCCGATGCCTATCGACTGGAACTTTGCATTGGCCGAACTGCGCGGTGAAATGAAACCGTCGTACACCAACGGTGATGGAGCCCTGGGTGTCAACAACGGCGGAAAATACTCGGTTGACGTCACCTACATTGCAGCTGCTGAAGCCACGGGACTGGTGAAAGTCGAGACCCTGCACCAGGTTACCGACGTCGAACGTGCGCCGGACGGGCGATGGCGGGTTTATGTGGACCGGACCGACGTTACGGGACGTGTACTCGAGAACAAGATCCTGACAACCAAAGCCTTGGTCATGGCCGCCGGCAGTGCCAACACGACAAAGCTGCTCGTGCGCGCTGGGGCGCAGGGCAGGATTCCCGACCTCCCGGACGAGTTGGGTGGTGGCTGGGGAACCAACGCCGACCGGATCTACATCTGGTCGGACCCCACCGAGAACTTCGGCAGCACTCAAGGCGGACCCGTTGTCTACGGCAGCCGGAACTGGGACAACCCCGACAGTGCGTTCACGGTCATCCAGGCATCGTTCCCGCCGGTGCCGTTCGACGCGCACAGCACCGTGATGGTCGGATTCGGTGTCAGCGAAGATCGAGGCCGTTTTGTGTGGGACTCGGCCCGAGGTGAGGCGGTGTTGCGCTGGCCCAAGGACGGTGACTCCGCAATACAGCGAGGTCACATCGCGCCTGCGGTCCAAAAGATTGCCGGGGCAACAGGACTGCTCACGGATACCAATCTGTTGTTGTCGTCGACGTGGCATCCGCTCGGCGGAGCGTGCATGGAATCGGTGTGCGACCTCGAGGGCCGAGTTCACGGTCAGCGCGGCCTGTACGTTCTCGACGGCGCACTGATGCCGGGCAACTCGGCCGCCTGCAACCCGTCGATGACCATTGCCGCTGTTTGCGAACGGGCGCTCGACTACATCGTGAAAGAGGATGTCGGAAAGGTGTTTTGA
- a CDS encoding YncE family protein, translated as MTDTATTFSNPNKVAITPDGLRAYVTNSNYQYGGQTVSVIDTTTNTVINALTVGRGPTGVAITPDGNHAYIANMGDDNVSVIKIEQAPTLTGNPPPAVVGKPYDYAFTVTGHPTATVTVAPDSTPAGLTLSPAGILTGTPTTSGIFEFTITATNGIGDPVALPVTLEIADAPTSTGSLGNFGS; from the coding sequence GTGACAGACACCGCCACCACCTTCAGCAATCCGAACAAGGTGGCAATCACCCCCGACGGACTACGCGCCTACGTCACCAACAGCAATTACCAGTACGGCGGCCAGACAGTGTCCGTCATCGACACCACCACCAACACCGTCATCAACGCCCTCACCGTCGGCCGGGGCCCGACCGGGGTAGCGATCACCCCCGACGGAAACCACGCCTACATCGCCAACATGGGCGACGACAACGTGTCCGTCATCAAGATCGAGCAAGCACCCACCCTCACCGGAAACCCGCCCCCCGCCGTCGTCGGCAAACCCTACGACTACGCGTTCACCGTCACCGGACACCCCACCGCCACGGTGACCGTCGCCCCCGACAGCACCCCCGCCGGGCTCACTCTCAGCCCGGCCGGCATCTTGACCGGAACACCCACTACCAGTGGAATATTCGAGTTCACGATCACAGCAACCAACGGCATCGGCGACCCCGTCGCATTGCCGGTGACCCTCGAGATTGCCGACGCCCCGACCTCCACCGGATCACTCGGAAATTTCGGCTCCTGA